In Desulfarculaceae bacterium, the following are encoded in one genomic region:
- a CDS encoding DUF169 domain-containing protein, which translates to MEAKQVEQKLTHFLRPATYPVGLSVLGPEDQLPPDFVKLEGRRSPMLVCQAITLARRYGWKVMLEPEDMVCPLGAVALGFVPASEGFLEGHTGVPNWVCSDAARAVVAEDIPKLPHGQGTRFIVAPLEQVDWEPQLVLVFGNPAQMVRMVQALVHHTGKAISFTALGGIGCATYVSQALISGQCQLVPCGAGDRIFAMAQDDEMAFAIPAGELDKVLSGLEATAKAGLRYPVTPYLRFHTEMPDTYQALMKDLEASE; encoded by the coding sequence ATGGAAGCCAAACAGGTCGAACAAAAGCTTACCCATTTTCTGCGCCCAGCCACCTATCCGGTGGGCCTGAGCGTCCTGGGTCCGGAAGACCAGCTGCCCCCGGACTTCGTGAAGCTGGAGGGACGGCGCAGTCCCATGCTGGTGTGCCAGGCCATAACCCTGGCCCGGCGCTACGGCTGGAAGGTGATGCTGGAGCCCGAGGACATGGTGTGCCCCCTGGGCGCGGTGGCCCTGGGTTTCGTGCCCGCCAGCGAGGGCTTCCTGGAGGGACACACCGGGGTGCCCAACTGGGTCTGCTCGGACGCGGCCCGCGCGGTGGTGGCCGAGGATATCCCCAAGCTGCCCCACGGCCAAGGGACCCGCTTCATCGTGGCCCCCCTGGAGCAGGTGGACTGGGAGCCCCAGCTGGTGCTGGTCTTCGGCAACCCGGCCCAGATGGTGCGCATGGTGCAGGCCCTGGTGCACCACACCGGCAAGGCCATCAGCTTCACCGCTCTGGGCGGCATCGGTTGCGCCACCTACGTTTCCCAGGCGCTCATCAGCGGCCAGTGCCAGCTGGTGCCCTGCGGGGCCGGGGACCGCATCTTCGCCATGGCCCAGGACGACGAGATGGCCTTCGCCATACCCGCCGGGGAGCTGGACAAGGTGCTCAGCGGCCTGGAGGCCACCGCCAAGGCGGGCCTGCGCTACCCGGTGACTCCCTACCTGCGCTTCCACACCGAGATGCCCGACACCTATCAGGCCCTGATGAAGGACCTGGAGGCCAGCGAGTAA
- a CDS encoding molybdopterin-dependent oxidoreductase gives MAGPIQEIKTHCSYMDHGGCGIIATVEDGRITKIKPDPDGWLNQGYACPKGLNAHHRLYHPQRLRHPLRRKGPRGSGQWERISWDEALSQIAEGLDAIRQKDGARAVAFALGMPKGLDHFAMIRLANTFGSPNLVANQDVCHAPREITGVHTCGFYPVVDYKQPSELVVLWASNPLATHEEGGIGSQLTARLKAGSRLMVIDPHRSELAEKAELHLQLRPGSDAALALGMLNVIIAEKLYDEAFVAEHTHGFAELAEAVAEFTPTRVGEITWLEPAQIQQAARLYASAKPAALAWGNPIEHTNHAFSAARALVCLMALSGNLDVPGGNIAPLEPPIAGLGAFVRADLVPDKRTAMLSAAHGVIPRFMTIPPAYLRRAVLEGEPYPVKGMFFFDTNPLMVWADSRRAKEALERLEFLACAELYLTPSAALCDVVLPSAASLEFDDIGHYGLGHGYILARPQVVDPPAECRPPAQICCDLGRRLAGEELWPEDYRALNQMVLEPSGLSWEEFAAKGHLQGPPKFEKFRAKGFRTASGKVELMLSTAAKFGLPPLPAWEGFPEETSEAFPLVLTGRKKLTALHSSYRWVDELRARDPEPVMEMHPADAEARGINQGDEVIISTRAGSIAQKARLSERVLPGTVYAEHGWWFPEDDDPLGGWDRSNFNLLTSADKLGREFGTPNLAAIPCQVEPK, from the coding sequence ATGGCAGGGCCGATTCAGGAGATCAAAACCCACTGCTCCTATATGGATCACGGGGGCTGCGGGATTATCGCGACGGTTGAGGACGGGCGTATCACCAAGATAAAGCCCGACCCGGACGGCTGGCTCAACCAGGGCTACGCCTGCCCCAAGGGCCTCAACGCCCACCACCGCCTGTATCACCCCCAGCGCCTCAGGCATCCCCTGCGGCGCAAGGGCCCACGCGGCTCGGGGCAGTGGGAGCGCATCTCCTGGGACGAGGCCCTGAGCCAAATCGCCGAGGGCCTGGACGCCATCCGGCAAAAGGACGGGGCCCGCGCGGTGGCCTTTGCCCTGGGCATGCCCAAGGGCCTGGACCACTTCGCCATGATCCGCCTGGCCAACACCTTCGGCTCGCCCAACCTGGTGGCCAACCAGGACGTGTGCCACGCTCCCCGCGAGATCACCGGAGTGCACACCTGCGGCTTCTACCCGGTGGTGGATTACAAGCAGCCCAGCGAGCTGGTGGTGCTCTGGGCCTCCAACCCCCTGGCCACCCACGAGGAAGGCGGCATCGGCTCCCAGCTCACGGCCCGCCTCAAGGCGGGCAGCCGTTTGATGGTCATCGACCCGCACCGGAGCGAGCTGGCCGAAAAGGCCGAGCTGCACCTCCAGCTGCGGCCGGGCAGCGACGCGGCCCTGGCCTTGGGCATGCTCAACGTAATCATCGCGGAAAAGCTCTACGACGAGGCTTTCGTGGCCGAGCACACCCACGGCTTTGCCGAGCTGGCCGAGGCGGTGGCCGAGTTCACCCCAACCCGGGTGGGCGAGATAACCTGGCTGGAACCCGCGCAAATCCAGCAGGCGGCCCGGCTCTACGCCTCGGCCAAGCCCGCGGCCCTGGCCTGGGGCAACCCCATCGAGCACACCAACCACGCCTTTTCCGCCGCCCGCGCCCTGGTCTGCCTCATGGCCCTGAGCGGCAACCTGGATGTGCCCGGAGGCAACATCGCGCCCCTGGAGCCGCCCATCGCCGGGCTGGGTGCTTTCGTGCGGGCCGACCTGGTGCCCGACAAGCGCACCGCGATGCTCAGCGCGGCCCACGGGGTGATCCCCCGCTTCATGACCATCCCCCCGGCCTATCTGCGCCGCGCGGTCTTGGAAGGCGAGCCCTACCCGGTCAAGGGCATGTTCTTTTTCGACACCAACCCGCTCATGGTCTGGGCCGACAGCCGCCGGGCCAAAGAGGCCCTGGAGCGCCTGGAGTTTTTGGCCTGCGCCGAGCTGTACCTGACCCCCAGCGCGGCTCTGTGTGACGTGGTGCTGCCCTCGGCGGCCAGCCTGGAGTTCGACGACATCGGCCACTACGGCCTGGGCCACGGCTACATCCTGGCCCGCCCCCAGGTGGTGGATCCGCCCGCCGAGTGCCGCCCGCCCGCCCAGATCTGCTGCGACCTGGGCCGCCGCCTGGCCGGAGAGGAGCTGTGGCCCGAGGACTACCGCGCGCTCAACCAGATGGTGCTGGAGCCCAGCGGCCTGAGCTGGGAGGAGTTCGCGGCCAAGGGGCACTTGCAGGGGCCGCCCAAGTTCGAGAAGTTCCGCGCCAAGGGCTTCCGCACCGCCAGCGGCAAGGTGGAGCTCATGCTCTCCACCGCCGCCAAGTTCGGCCTGCCGCCCCTGCCCGCGTGGGAGGGCTTCCCCGAGGAGACCAGCGAGGCGTTCCCCCTGGTGCTCACCGGGCGCAAGAAGCTCACCGCCCTGCATTCATCCTATCGCTGGGTGGATGAGCTGCGGGCCCGCGACCCCGAGCCGGTCATGGAGATGCACCCGGCCGACGCCGAGGCCCGGGGCATCAACCAGGGCGACGAGGTAATCATCAGCACCCGGGCGGGGAGCATCGCGCAGAAGGCGCGGCTCAGCGAGAGGGTGCTGCCCGGCACGGTCTACGCGGAGCACGGCTGGTGGTTCCCCGAGGACGACGACCCCCTGGGCGGCTGGGACAGGAGCAACTTCAACCTGCTGACCAGCGCGGACAAGCTGGGCCGCGAGTTCGGCACCCCCAACCTGGCGGCCATCCCCTGTCAGGTGGAGCCAAAGTAA
- a CDS encoding CGGC domain-containing protein — MEAKVEKVLIVGCKRAMDDVCIGCSRCLVAFNRREGVFEIYEDSPAQVMGLLSCGDCPGATIVTRLAQVSLWNKPLEEKPTVVHVAPCITDHCPHAETILKKIKAKAGVRVIEGTHPYMPSDIFA, encoded by the coding sequence ATGGAGGCCAAGGTGGAAAAGGTTTTGATCGTGGGATGCAAGCGGGCCATGGACGATGTCTGCATCGGTTGCTCGCGCTGCCTGGTGGCCTTCAACCGGCGCGAAGGGGTCTTCGAGATTTACGAGGACAGCCCGGCCCAGGTGATGGGCCTGTTGTCTTGCGGCGACTGCCCCGGGGCCACCATCGTGACCCGCCTGGCCCAGGTGAGCCTTTGGAACAAGCCCCTGGAGGAAAAGCCCACCGTGGTCCACGTGGCCCCCTGCATCACCGACCACTGTCCCCACGCCGAGACCATCCTCAAGAAGATCAAGGCCAAGGCCGGGGTGCGGGTGATCGAGGGAACCCACCCCTACATGCCCAGCGACATATTCGCCTGA
- a CDS encoding TetR/AcrR family transcriptional regulator, producing MESATPSPRQLRRREAARRLSEAGLRLMATQGLEATKVAQITAAAGVGKGTFFTHWPSKDAFVAALVDGLLTDLARRVRPVGLAPTDAEALIADVAAVHLRFFQLRPEAAGLLNQSLALAKGGEAHALVAARLEQHLELVAGMIAPAGEQLGWPRERARELALAVLATASGYFWLGGALGLGADTPLELLDRLARALARGLARPTQS from the coding sequence ATGGAAAGCGCCACCCCATCCCCCCGCCAGCTGCGCCGCCGCGAGGCGGCCCGCCGCCTGAGCGAGGCGGGTCTGAGGCTCATGGCCACCCAGGGCCTGGAGGCCACCAAGGTGGCCCAGATAACCGCCGCCGCCGGGGTGGGCAAAGGGACCTTCTTCACCCACTGGCCCAGTAAGGACGCCTTCGTGGCCGCCCTGGTGGACGGTTTGCTCACCGACCTGGCCCGGCGGGTGCGGCCGGTGGGCCTGGCCCCCACCGACGCCGAGGCGCTCATCGCCGACGTGGCCGCGGTGCATCTGCGCTTCTTCCAGCTCCGGCCCGAGGCGGCAGGGCTTTTGAACCAGTCCCTGGCCCTGGCCAAGGGCGGCGAGGCCCACGCCCTGGTGGCCGCGCGCCTGGAGCAACATCTGGAGCTGGTGGCCGGGATGATCGCTCCGGCAGGGGAGCAGCTGGGCTGGCCCCGGGAGCGGGCCCGCGAGCTGGCCCTGGCCGTGCTCGCCACGGCCTCGGGCTATTTCTGGCTGGGCGGAGCTCTGGGCCTGGGGGCGGACACGCCCCTGGAGCTCTTGGACCGGCTGGCCCGGGCCCTGGCCCGGGGGCTGGCCCGGCCCACTCAGAGCTAG
- a CDS encoding STAS/SEC14 domain-containing protein — protein sequence MLELLPQSTDQAIALLAKGKLTDTDYQQVMIPRLRELIAKQGKARVMLVLAHDFLGWEPKAAWDDAKFGMKHRKDFAKLAMVGAPRWVKWATDVGANFMSGEVRTYGAAQEPEAWDWVSS from the coding sequence ATGCTGGAGCTGTTACCCCAGAGCACCGACCAGGCCATCGCTCTTTTGGCCAAGGGCAAGCTGACCGACACCGACTATCAGCAGGTGATGATCCCGCGCCTCAGGGAGCTGATCGCCAAGCAGGGCAAGGCCCGGGTGATGCTGGTGTTGGCCCACGACTTCCTGGGCTGGGAGCCCAAGGCCGCCTGGGACGACGCCAAGTTCGGCATGAAGCATCGCAAGGACTTCGCCAAGCTGGCCATGGTGGGCGCGCCCAGGTGGGTCAAGTGGGCCACGGACGTGGGAGCCAACTTCATGTCCGGCGAGGTGCGCACCTATGGCGCGGCCCAGGAGCCCGAGGCCTGGGACTGGGTCAGCTCCTAG
- a CDS encoding type II toxin-antitoxin system RelE/ParE family toxin, translated as MTHQVFLTEDAARDLEQLYDYIARHDAPERAEYVLGKIEKAFDRLSQSPNRGAYPKELLALGIKQYREIFFKPYRIIYQVLDSRVYVMLIADGRRDMQALLMRRLLEA; from the coding sequence ATGACCCATCAAGTATTCCTGACCGAGGACGCGGCCCGGGACCTGGAGCAGCTTTACGATTACATTGCCCGCCACGACGCCCCGGAGCGGGCGGAGTATGTGTTGGGAAAAATAGAAAAGGCCTTTGACCGGCTGAGCCAGTCGCCCAACCGGGGGGCCTATCCCAAAGAGCTGCTAGCCTTGGGCATCAAGCAGTACCGCGAGATATTTTTCAAGCCCTACCGCATCATCTATCAAGTGTTGGATAGCCGGGTCTACGTGATGCTCATCGCCGACGGGCGGCGGGACATGCAGGCCCTCTTGATGAGGCGCCTCCTGGAGGCGTGA
- a CDS encoding type II toxin-antitoxin system Phd/YefM family antitoxin — protein MKASRQIKPISFLKAHAAEIVRTLGEQDEPLIITQNGEAKAVMQDIASYEQTQETLALLKILALGNRQIEQGRVRPAGEVVERLRRGRREA, from the coding sequence ATGAAGGCTTCCCGCCAGATCAAACCCATAAGCTTTCTCAAGGCCCACGCGGCGGAGATCGTGCGCACCCTTGGCGAGCAGGACGAGCCCCTGATCATCACCCAGAACGGCGAGGCCAAGGCGGTGATGCAGGACATCGCTTCCTATGAGCAGACCCAGGAGACCCTGGCCCTACTGAAGATTCTGGCCCTGGGCAACCGCCAGATAGAGCAAGGCAGGGTGCGCCCCGCCGGGGAGGTGGTGGAGCGCCTGCGCCGGGGTCGGCGGGAAGCTTGA
- the tpx gene encoding thiol peroxidase: MSERNGAVTMHGNPLTLVGAEVKVGDIAPDVTLAANDLSPVNISDYKGKVVVLSAVPSLDTPTCDLETRRFNSEAAGLGDDVAILTISMDLPFAQARWCGAAGVEAVKTLSDYKEAAFGEAYGLLIKELRLLARCVLVLDREQKITYIQLVKELSEEPNYEEVLAAVKAAS, encoded by the coding sequence ATGAGTGAGCGTAACGGCGCTGTTACCATGCACGGCAACCCTCTGACCCTGGTGGGCGCGGAGGTGAAGGTGGGCGATATCGCCCCGGACGTAACCCTGGCGGCCAACGACCTGAGCCCGGTGAATATCAGCGACTACAAGGGCAAGGTGGTGGTGCTCTCGGCGGTGCCCTCCCTGGACACCCCCACCTGCGACCTGGAGACCCGGCGCTTCAACTCCGAGGCCGCCGGCCTGGGCGACGACGTGGCCATCCTCACCATCAGCATGGACCTGCCCTTTGCCCAGGCCCGCTGGTGCGGCGCGGCCGGGGTGGAGGCGGTCAAGACCCTTTCGGATTACAAGGAGGCCGCCTTTGGCGAGGCCTACGGCCTCTTGATCAAAGAGCTGCGCCTGTTGGCCCGCTGCGTCCTGGTCCTGGACCGCGAGCAGAAGATCACCTATATCCAGTTGGTCAAGGAGTTGAGCGAGGAGCCCAACTACGAAGAAGTGCTGGCCGCGGTGAAGGCGGCCTCCTAA
- a CDS encoding rubrerythrin family protein, translating into MSKSQEFLAEAFAGESQANRKYLAFAEKADSEGMPQVARMFRAAAAAETVHAHNHLRAMKGIGSTADNLKAAIEGETHEFEHMYPEMIEAAKAEDAKEALRSFEWANTVEKVHADLYQKLLDGLGGDLGEYAYYVCPVCGYTAEGSAPERCPVCGAKGERFMKVD; encoded by the coding sequence ATGTCCAAGTCGCAAGAATTCCTGGCCGAAGCATTTGCCGGTGAGTCCCAAGCCAACCGCAAGTACCTGGCCTTTGCCGAGAAAGCCGACTCCGAGGGTATGCCGCAGGTGGCCCGCATGTTCCGGGCCGCGGCCGCTGCCGAGACGGTGCACGCCCACAACCACCTTCGTGCCATGAAAGGCATCGGCTCCACCGCCGACAACCTCAAGGCGGCCATCGAGGGCGAGACCCACGAGTTCGAGCACATGTATCCCGAGATGATCGAGGCGGCCAAGGCCGAGGACGCCAAGGAAGCCCTCAGGTCCTTCGAGTGGGCCAACACGGTCGAGAAGGTGCACGCCGACCTGTACCAGAAGCTGCTGGACGGCCTGGGCGGCGACCTGGGCGAATACGCCTACTACGTCTGCCCGGTGTGCGGCTACACCGCCGAGGGCAGCGCGCCGGAGCGTTGTCCGGTGTGCGGCGCCAAGGGCGAGCGCTTCATGAAAGTCGACTAA
- a CDS encoding SDR family oxidoreductase: MDPALSARRDKPVLILGATGYVGGRLAPRLLAAGWRVRALGRNLNKLSCRPWASHPNCELVAGDVMDPFSLARAAKGCWAAFYLVHSMNRDTPDFAAADRKAARNMSLAAAAAGLERIVYLGGLVPEGPGISHHLRSRAEVGQILQSGEAPCTWLRAAMILGAGSASFELLRYLAERLPIMITPRWVRSRVQPIAIGDVLAYLAGCLEQDEVSGQTLDIGGPDIHTYEEMFRIFAREAGLKPRIIVPVPVLSPRLSSLWIHLITPVPASLARPLAEGLSNTVVCRDHRILQMIPRELTPARVAIRRALERIAQERVETCWMDAGHMTPPEWVACGDAPYAGGAAFREGYQIALPVPQEEAWQSVAGVGGRSGWPWGNWLWRIRGYMDEAVGGPGLRRGRRSGRELRVGDALDFWRVLELEAPQRLLLLAEMKLPGEATLELKLEPSGLDSCRLSLVVSYLPRGLMGLAYWYAVWPLHRGVFPGLVTGLARRMGAAAPGPVGSFDPDQAQTCALPPSSH; this comes from the coding sequence ATGGACCCTGCCCTGTCCGCGCGGCGCGATAAGCCGGTTTTGATCCTGGGGGCCACGGGCTACGTGGGCGGCCGCCTGGCCCCCCGCCTGCTGGCCGCTGGCTGGCGGGTGCGGGCCCTGGGCCGCAACCTGAACAAGCTCTCCTGCCGCCCCTGGGCCTCGCACCCCAACTGCGAGCTGGTGGCGGGCGACGTGATGGACCCGTTCTCCCTGGCCCGGGCGGCAAAAGGCTGCTGGGCCGCCTTTTACCTGGTCCACTCCATGAACCGGGACACCCCGGACTTCGCGGCCGCCGACCGCAAGGCGGCGCGCAACATGTCCCTGGCCGCGGCCGCCGCTGGGCTGGAGCGCATCGTCTACCTGGGCGGCCTGGTGCCCGAAGGTCCGGGCATCAGCCACCATCTGCGCTCCCGGGCCGAGGTGGGCCAAATCCTGCAAAGCGGCGAGGCGCCCTGCACCTGGTTGCGCGCGGCCATGATCCTGGGCGCGGGCAGCGCCTCCTTCGAGCTCCTGCGCTATCTGGCCGAGCGCCTGCCAATTATGATCACTCCCCGCTGGGTGCGCTCCCGGGTCCAGCCCATCGCCATCGGCGACGTGCTGGCCTATCTGGCGGGCTGCCTGGAGCAGGACGAAGTCTCCGGCCAGACCCTGGACATCGGCGGCCCGGACATCCACACCTATGAGGAGATGTTCCGGATCTTCGCCCGGGAGGCCGGGCTCAAGCCCCGCATCATCGTGCCGGTGCCGGTGCTCAGCCCCCGCCTGAGCTCCTTGTGGATACACCTGATCACCCCGGTGCCCGCCAGCCTGGCCCGTCCCCTGGCCGAGGGCCTGAGCAACACCGTGGTCTGCCGCGACCACCGCATATTGCAAATGATTCCCCGCGAGCTGACCCCGGCCCGGGTGGCCATCCGCCGGGCCCTGGAGCGCATCGCCCAGGAGCGGGTGGAGACCTGCTGGATGGACGCTGGCCATATGACCCCGCCGGAATGGGTGGCCTGCGGGGACGCGCCCTATGCCGGGGGCGCCGCCTTCCGGGAGGGCTACCAGATCGCCCTGCCCGTGCCCCAGGAAGAGGCCTGGCAGAGCGTGGCCGGGGTGGGCGGCCGTTCGGGCTGGCCCTGGGGCAACTGGCTGTGGCGGATTCGCGGCTACATGGACGAGGCGGTCGGCGGGCCGGGCCTCAGGCGGGGACGGCGCAGCGGCCGCGAGCTTCGGGTGGGCGACGCCCTGGACTTCTGGCGGGTGCTGGAGCTGGAGGCTCCGCAGCGCCTGCTGCTCCTGGCCGAGATGAAGCTGCCCGGCGAGGCCACCTTGGAGCTTAAGCTGGAGCCAAGCGGCCTGGACTCCTGCCGCCTCAGCCTGGTGGTCAGCTACCTGCCCCGGGGGCTCATGGGCCTGGCCTATTGGTACGCGGTGTGGCCCCTGCACCGGGGGGTGTTCCCCGGCCTCGTCACCGGCCTGGCCCGGCGCATGGGCGCGGCAGCCCCCGGCCCGGTGGGCAGTTTCGACCCAGACCAGGCCCAGACCTGCGCTTTGCCGCCTTCATCCCATTGA
- a CDS encoding TolC family protein has translation MHGSRLGALALLLLAMLAAGPAGAEQVLSLDQAVGLALKKNPTLEAARQEVAQAEGRVTQATSRWFPQLNATADYTRNYSDRSRTSNYSGNYNYYDTGLTLTQKIYDFGQTGGKVEASRQELSATQHDLGTRRDEVVLAVRASYFEVLKNQRLVKVAVKTLASQQRHLEQAKGFYATGLRPKIDVARASVDLANARLALISAQYRQREARVALERIMGGRPWKSDYALASEKGLPPLPGKLDPLLAEALAQRPEMASVKALVAASQGRLESAQGGYWPSLDAGGSYQYGNTELPLENNWEAGVGLSWSIFSGFLTKGQVNEARAQILQRKARLRELELGIGEEVEQAWLVVRESLERIEVARTALEAAEENFRLSQGRYDNGVGNAIEFTDAQVSRFQAASDLVKARYNYLQAFAALERALGRPLAASKIVMK, from the coding sequence ATGCATGGATCGCGGTTGGGGGCCTTGGCCCTGCTATTGCTGGCAATGCTGGCGGCGGGCCCGGCGGGGGCGGAGCAGGTGCTCTCCCTGGACCAGGCGGTGGGCCTGGCCCTGAAGAAAAACCCCACCCTGGAGGCGGCCCGCCAAGAGGTGGCCCAGGCCGAGGGCCGGGTGACCCAGGCCACCAGCCGCTGGTTCCCGCAGCTCAACGCCACGGCGGACTACACCCGCAACTACTCCGACCGCTCGCGCACCTCCAACTACAGCGGCAACTACAACTACTACGACACCGGCCTGACCCTGACCCAGAAGATCTACGACTTCGGCCAGACCGGGGGCAAGGTGGAGGCCAGCCGCCAGGAGCTGAGCGCCACCCAGCACGATCTGGGCACCCGGCGCGACGAGGTGGTCCTGGCGGTGCGCGCCAGCTACTTCGAAGTGCTCAAAAACCAGCGCCTGGTCAAGGTGGCGGTCAAGACCCTGGCCTCGCAGCAGCGCCACCTGGAGCAGGCCAAGGGCTTCTACGCCACCGGCCTTCGGCCCAAGATCGACGTGGCCCGCGCCTCGGTGGACCTGGCCAACGCCCGCCTGGCCCTGATCAGCGCCCAGTACCGCCAGCGCGAGGCCCGGGTGGCCCTGGAGCGCATCATGGGCGGCCGCCCCTGGAAGAGCGATTACGCCCTGGCCTCTGAAAAGGGCTTGCCTCCCCTGCCCGGCAAGCTGGACCCGCTTCTGGCCGAGGCCCTGGCCCAGCGGCCCGAGATGGCCAGCGTCAAGGCCCTGGTGGCCGCCTCCCAGGGCCGCCTGGAATCGGCCCAGGGCGGCTATTGGCCCTCCTTGGACGCGGGCGGCTCCTATCAGTACGGCAACACCGAGCTCCCCCTGGAGAACAACTGGGAGGCCGGGGTGGGCCTGAGCTGGTCCATCTTCTCCGGCTTCCTCACCAAGGGCCAGGTCAACGAGGCCCGCGCCCAGATCTTGCAGCGCAAGGCGCGGCTGAGGGAGCTGGAGCTGGGCATCGGCGAGGAGGTGGAGCAGGCCTGGCTGGTGGTGCGCGAGTCGTTGGAGCGCATCGAGGTGGCCCGCACCGCCCTGGAGGCGGCGGAGGAGAACTTCCGCCTTTCCCAGGGGCGCTACGACAACGGGGTGGGCAACGCCATCGAGTTCACCGACGCCCAGGTGTCCCGCTTCCAGGCGGCCAGCGATCTGGTCAAGGCCCGCTACAACTACTTGCAGGCTTTTGCCGCGCTGGAGAGGGCGTTGGGGCGGCCCCTGGCAGCCAGCAAGATCGTTATGAAATAG
- a CDS encoding Hsp20/alpha crystallin family protein, whose product MTYLIPYGQFRGLNRLRRDVDDLFSRFFDTGENSGVAEGAFVPSIDVKESEGAYEVCAEVPGLKPEDISVEYSDGILTLSGEKRQEIDEEQGSWHVVERRYGSFSRSVRLPSEVDVEKLSATHKDGVLKVSLPKSAKSSSKTIEVKAG is encoded by the coding sequence ATGACCTATTTGATTCCCTATGGCCAGTTTCGTGGCCTCAACCGCCTGCGCCGGGACGTGGACGACCTGTTCAGCCGCTTTTTCGACACCGGCGAAAACAGCGGGGTGGCCGAAGGGGCCTTTGTGCCCTCCATCGACGTGAAAGAGTCCGAGGGGGCCTATGAGGTGTGCGCCGAGGTGCCCGGGCTCAAGCCCGAGGACATCAGCGTGGAATACAGCGACGGCATCCTCACCCTGAGCGGCGAGAAAAGGCAGGAGATCGACGAGGAGCAGGGCTCCTGGCACGTGGTGGAGCGCCGCTACGGCTCCTTCAGCCGCTCGGTGCGCCTGCCCAGCGAGGTGGACGTGGAAAAGTTGAGCGCCACCCACAAGGACGGGGTGCTCAAGGTCAGCCTGCCCAAGAGCGCCAAGAGCTCCTCCAAGACCATCGAGGTGAAGGCCGGCTAG
- the cysK gene encoding cysteine synthase A produces the protein MATHINPDVIRVVGGTPLVLLSENCLEGMVAPVLAKLEYQNPLGSVKDRIAVAMIGAAEAEGKIDKDSLIVEPTSGNTGIGLAMVCGVKGYKLMLTMPESMSIERRRLLKHLGAELVLTPAAGGMKGAIEKAREIVAENPKAYMPDQFSNPANPAVHRHTTGPEIWNDTGGAVDILVAGVGTGGTITGISEYIKPLKPEFKAIAVEPADSPVLSGGQPGPHKIQGIGAGFVPPILNRDIVDEVITVTNDQAMDTARLLARHEGLLCGISSGAAAWAAWQVARRPENVGKTIVAVLPSTGERYQSTELYLDD, from the coding sequence ATGGCCACCCACATCAATCCCGACGTCATCCGCGTGGTGGGGGGCACCCCCCTGGTGCTGCTCTCGGAGAACTGCCTGGAGGGCATGGTGGCCCCGGTGCTGGCCAAGCTGGAGTACCAGAACCCCCTGGGCTCGGTGAAGGATCGCATCGCGGTGGCCATGATCGGCGCGGCCGAGGCCGAGGGCAAGATCGACAAGGACTCCCTGATCGTGGAGCCCACCAGCGGCAACACCGGCATCGGCCTGGCCATGGTCTGCGGGGTCAAGGGCTACAAGCTCATGCTCACCATGCCCGAGTCCATGAGCATCGAGCGCCGCCGTCTGCTCAAGCACCTGGGGGCCGAACTGGTGCTTACCCCGGCGGCGGGGGGCATGAAGGGGGCCATCGAAAAGGCCAGGGAGATCGTGGCCGAGAACCCCAAGGCCTACATGCCCGACCAGTTCAGCAACCCGGCCAACCCGGCGGTGCACCGCCACACCACCGGCCCGGAGATATGGAACGACACCGGCGGCGCGGTGGACATCCTGGTGGCCGGGGTGGGCACCGGAGGCACCATCACCGGGATCAGCGAGTACATCAAGCCCCTCAAGCCCGAGTTCAAGGCCATCGCCGTGGAGCCGGCCGACAGCCCGGTGCTCAGCGGCGGGCAGCCCGGCCCCCACAAGATCCAGGGCATCGGGGCGGGCTTCGTGCCCCCGATCCTCAACCGCGATATCGTCGACGAGGTGATCACCGTGACCAATGACCAGGCCATGGACACCGCCCGCCTTCTGGCCCGCCACGAGGGCCTGCTTTGCGGCATCTCCTCGGGCGCGGCGGCCTGGGCCGCCTGGCAGGTGGCCCGCCGGCCCGAGAACGTGGGCAAGACCATCGTGGCCGTGCTGCCCTCCACCGGCGAGCGCTACCAGTCAACCGAGCTGTATCTGGACGACTGA